GGGCCCGCCGGCAAGCTGGTGCTCTACACCTCGCAGCTCGAAGCCGACGCCAAGCAGACGGTGGACGCCTTCAAGGCCAAGAACCCCGGCGTCGAGGTCGAATGGGTCCGCAGCGGCACGACCGAGCTGATGAACAAACTGCGCGCCGAGATCGCCGCGGGCAGCCCGCAGGCCGACCTGCTGCTGATCGCCGACGCCGTGACCATGGAGTCGCTGAAGGCGGAGAAACGCCTGCTGGCCTACAAGGACGCGCCGGTTCAGGGCTACCGCCCCGGCACCCACGATCCGGACGGCACGTGGTTCGCCACCAAGCTGATCACCACCGGCATCGCCTACAACACGGCGGCGCCGATGAAGCCCTCCTCCTGGCTCGACCTGCTGAAGCCGGAAGCCAAGGGCACCACCGTGATGCCCAGCCCCCTCTACTCCGGCGCTGCGGCCATCCACATGGCCGCCGTGAAGGAGCAGCCGGATCTCGGCATGGCCTTCTACGAGAAGCTCCAGGCCAACGGGACCACCGCGGCCAAAGGCAACGGCGGCATCCTGAAGTCGGTGGCCAGCGGCGAGAAGCTGTACGGCGTCATCGTCGACTATCTGCCGATCCGCGAGCAGGCCAAGGGCGCCCCGGTCGCCTTCGTCTTCCCCAAGGAGGGCGTCAGCGCGGTGACCGAGCCGGTCGCCATCCTGAACACCAGCAAGAATCCCGACGCCGCCAAGGCCTTCATCGCCTTCCTGCTGAGCAAGGAAGGCCAGGAGCTGGCCTCCCGCCAGGGCTTCCTGCCGGCGCTGCCGGGGGTGGCGCCGCCGGCCGGCTTCCCGGATACCTCCTTCATCTCGCTGATGCCCTATGACCCGGCCAAGGCCCTGAAGGACGACGAGGCCAACAAGAAGGACTTCGCCGACCTGTTCGGCGGCTAAGAATGAGTCTGGCCACACTCAACGACCGGCGGCCTTTCCGCGCCGCCGGTCGTTTTTCCGTTTCCGGGGCGCCGCTGCTGTTCGCGCTGGCCGGGCTGATCGTCCTGCTGCCGATCCTGCGGCTGGTGTGGGAGGTCGCCGGACCGATGGCGGGGGGCGACCTGACGGCGCTGACCCGCGTGCTGACGTCCAAGATGACGTGGCGCGCCACCGGGAACAGCGTCGCCATCGCGGCGGGGGCCACGGTTGTCGCGGCGGCGCTCGGCGTGCCCTTCGCGCTGCTCTGCGGCCTGACCGACCTGCGTGGCAAGACGGCGTTGGCCTTCTGCCTGATCCTGCCGCTGATGATCCCGGCGCAGATCGTCGCCTTGTCCTGGATTCACCTCGCCGGGTCGGGCAGCCCGCTGCTGAAGCCGCTGGGCCTCGCCCCGGCGCCGGGCACGCCGAACCCGGTCTATTCCTCCGCCGGGATGATCCTGGTGATGGGGATCGAGCACGCGCCGCTGGTCTTCCTAGCGTTGCGCGCCGCCCTGCGCGCCGTGCCGCGCGATCTGGTGGAGGCGGCGCAGGCGGCGGGCGCCCGCCGCGGGCGGGTGTTGCGCACCATCGTCCTGCCGCTCAGCCTGCCGGGGCTGGCCGCCGGGCTGGCCCTGTCCTTCGTCGCGGCGCTTGGCAATTTCGGGGTTCCGGCGCTGCTCGGCATCCCGGCGGGGATTCCGGTTCTGCCGACGCTGATCTACCGGCGGCTGGCCGGCTTCGGCCCGTCGGTCCTGCCGGAGGTCGCGGTTCTGGCCGTGCTCATCGGCGCCATCGCCTGCGTCGGCATCGCCGCGCAGATGGCCCTCCAGGCGCGGGTGGACGCGCGGGTGATCGGCGGCTCGGCGCCCGCAGCGGTGCTGCGGCTGGGCCGGGCGCGGCGCCCCTTGGAAATCCTCTGCTGGACGGTGGTGGCGCTGATCCTGGCGGCGCCGTTGGCGGCGCTGGCCTCGACCAGCCTGATCCGTGTCTACGGTCTGCCGCTGGGGCCGGAGACGGCGACGCTGGCGCATTACGCGACGGTGCTGGGACTCGATCAGGTGGGGCGGGCCTTCACCAACTCCTTCGTGCTGTCGGGGGTGGCGGCGCTGCTGCTGGTCCTGCTGGCGATCCCTCTGGCCCACGCGATGGCCGGGCCGGGAAAGGGCGGGCGGCTGGTCCGCGCCGTCGGTGTGCTGATCGAGCTGCCGCACGCGGTGCCCGGCGTGGTGCTGGCCATCGGCTGCATCCTGGTCTTCCTGAAGCCGCTGCCGCTGCTGGGGGTGAGCCTCTACGGCACGCTGGGGATCATCCTGGCGGCCTATCTGGCGCGTTTCCTGTCGCTGGCCCTGCGCCCGGCCCAGGCCGCCTGCGCCGCTCTGGACCCGGCGATGGAGGAGGCGGCGCGGGCCTGCGGCGCCGGTCCGTTGCGCCGTCTGCGCACCATCGTCGCTCCGCTGGTGGCCCCGGCGGCGGCGGCGGGCGGCGTGCTGGTGTTCCTGACCGCCTTCAACGAGCTGACCGTGTCGATCCTGCTGTGGTCGCAGGGGCGGGAGACGCTGGGCGTCGTCGTCTACGCGCTGGAGGAGGGCGGCAGCCCGACGCTCGCCGCGGCGCTGAGCGTGGTGACGATTGCCGTAGTGGTGACGGTGCTGCTGGCGGTCGGCTGGCTGGGGCGGCGGTTGCCGGCGGGGATCATTCCCTGGCGGGGGTGAGGCGTTCCTGAGACGGGCCCTCCGGCACCACCCAGCCGTCGCGCACCGCGAGGCGCAGCGCTTCGCCCGGCGCGACCTGCGCGTCGCCGGACACCCGCAGCAACAGGCGCACGCCCGGCGCGGCCTGCGGTTCGGCCTCCACCAGCACGAATCCGCCCTTGTAGGCGGCGCGCACCACAGTCGCGGCGATGGGGCCGTCCGGCGCCGGCTCCAAATCCTCGGGCCGCAGGCAGACCAGCGCTTGTCCCTCCGGCTGGCCGGTACGGCAGCGAACCAGCGCCTCCGCCCCGAACAGGCGCACCCGCACGCGGCCGTCGGCGGCCGGACCCGTCACCACGCCGTCCACCACCGCGCCCTGGCCGACGAAGCCGGCGACCATCCGCGTCGCCGGTTCGCGGTAGAGCGTGCGGGGCGCCGCCACCTGGGCCAGCCGCCCGTGGTCGAGCACGGCGATTCGCGTCGCCAGCGCCATGGCCTCGGCCTGATCGTGGGTGACGTAGACCATGGTGGCGCCGGTCTTGGTGTGGAAGTCGGCGAACTCCTCCTCCATCGCCGCGCGCAGATGCACGTCGAGGTTGGCGAGCGGCTCGTCCAGCAGAACCAGCTCCGGGCTCATCACGAGGCAGCGGGCCAGGGCGACGCGCTGCCGCTGGCCGCCCGACAACTCGGCGGGGTGGCGCGCGTCGAAGCCCGACAGCCCCACCGTGTCGAGCGCGGCGCGCACCCGCTGCTCCCGTTCCGCGCGGGGAACGCGGGCTGTTTCCAACGGGTAGGCGACGTTCCCGGCCACCGTCATGTGCGGCCACAGCGCGTAGGACTGGAAGACGAGGCCGATCCGCCGCTCCTCCGGCGGGACGTGGGTGGCGGGGCCGGACAGGGTGCGCCCGCCGACCGTGATGCGCCCGCCGTCCAGCCGCTCGAACCCGGCGACCATGCGCAGCAGCGTGCTTTTCCCGCAGCCCGACGGGCCGAGCAGGGCGAGGAACTCCCCCGCCGCCACGTCGATGGTCACGCCGTCCACCGCGGGAGCGGGCGTCCCGGCATAATGGCGGGAGGCGTCGTCGATCAGGAGAGCGGGCGTCTGAGTGGTCATGGCACCGGAAGTCGCGCTATTCAGGAAGGCGGCGAGGGATAGGCACAGTGCGGAACGGGGGCGTGATGTCAAGTGACGCTGCGATGACGGGGGCGATGACGGGGCGTGGGCAGAAGGTTCGGCTGCGCGCCCTGTCGGGTCTGGGGAACAAGGGGCCGGCCTGCTTCCTGGCGATGGTCGGCGGGGCGCGGCTGCTGCTCGACCTCGGCGAAGGGCCGGACGCCGGGCGCCTGCCGCCGCTGAGCGGGGCGGGGCGGGTGGACGCCATCCTGGTCACCCACACCCACGGCGACCATGCCGGCGCCCTGGGCCTGCGCCATCGGGTCGGCAGCCCGCCAGTCTACGCCACGCCGCTGGCCGCCCGCCTCCTGCCGCCGACCGTCGCGGCCCTGCCGCTGCCGGTCCGCGGAACGGTGGAGATCCAGGGCGTGCCGGTGACCACCGGGCGGTCCGGCCATGCGCCGGGCGGGGTGTGGATTCACCTGGGCACGGAGGACGGCGGGATCCTTTACATGGGCGACCATTCCGACGAATCGGCCCTGTTCCCCTTCGACCCGCCGCCGCCGGCGCGGCGGGTGATCCTCGACGCCTCCTACGGGCTGGACGACACCCCGCAGACCGAGCGGCTGGCCGCGCTGGAGCCTTTCCTGCACGCGGGCGGCGCGCTGTTCCCGGTGGCGGCGGACGGGCGCGGGCCTGAAATGGCCCTGTGGGCGCTGGAGCACGGCGTGGTTCCGGCCATCGACGACGCCCACCGCGCCGCCATCGCCCATCTGCTGGCGGAGGCCGACACCGCCCTGCGGCCCGGCGTGGAGGAACGTCTGCGGCGGCTGCTGGACCGCGCCAAGGCGCCGGGCGATCCACGCGACGTGACCTTCGCCGCCGGTCCCAACGCGACCAGCGGCACCGCCGCGGAGCTGGTGGAGCGCTGGGGTGGGGTGGATGGGCCGGAGCCAAGTGGTCCTGAAATCGTCTTCACCGGCTACCTCGCGGCGGGCACGCCGTCGCGGATGCTGGTCGACGCCGGCCGCGCGCGGTATCTGCGCTGGAACGTCCATCCCACGCTGCGCCAGTTGACGGCGCTGGTGGACGCCACGGGGGCGGAGCGGGTGCTGCCCGCCTTCGGCGACATCCGGCACCGGGAGGGCTGGCGGGCCGCCTTCGCCCCGGCGATCCTGGAGGGGCTGGACGCTCCGGAGGACTGAGCGCGAGAGGAACGCGGCGGGCACCCTGTTGGCATGCTTGTCCCGTTGCCGGCGGATGTCCATGAGCACCTTCGAGTTGCTGTCCCTCCTGCTGACCCTGGCGGCGCTGTTCAGTTTCGCCAGCCGCGGCCTGCTCGGCCTGCCGGCGACGGCGGGGGTGTTCCTGCTGGCCTTCGGCTTCGCCTTCGCGACGGCGGTGGTCGGGACGCTGGTGCCGGCCATCGACATCCGCGCCTGGGAGGAGCGTCTGGTGACCAGCGCCCACCTGCCCGAAGCGCTTTTGGAAGGGGTGCTGGCTTTCCTGCTGTTCGCCGGGGCGGTGGAGCAGGACAGCGGTCCCCTGTGGCGGCGGCGCTGGGCGGTGGCGCTGCTGGCGACGCTGGGCGTCGTGATCTCGACCGCCGTCATGGGCACCGGCATGTGGCTGGTCTTCGACGCCATGGGCCAGCCGGTGCCGCTGATCTGGTGTCTGGTGCTGGGGGCGGCGCTGGCGCCGACCGACCCGGTGGCGGTGCTGGCCGTGCTGCGCAAGGCGCCGCTGCCGGAGGGGCTGCGCACCGCCATCGCGGGGGAAAGCCTGTTCAACGACGGCATGGGGGTGGTGCTGTTCGCCCTCCTGCTCGGGCTGGCCACCGGGACCGACACCGATGTGACGGTGCTGGGCGTTGCCTGGGACATCGTGAAGGAGGCGGGCGGCGGCGTCCTGCTGGGGCTGGCGACCGGCTCCCTGGCCTTC
The Azospirillum brasilense genome window above contains:
- a CDS encoding ABC transporter substrate-binding protein, coding for MKAKRTHLAAAFAAIGTTIAAAAGALLLALPAHAATDGPAGKLVLYTSQLEADAKQTVDAFKAKNPGVEVEWVRSGTTELMNKLRAEIAAGSPQADLLLIADAVTMESLKAEKRLLAYKDAPVQGYRPGTHDPDGTWFATKLITTGIAYNTAAPMKPSSWLDLLKPEAKGTTVMPSPLYSGAAAIHMAAVKEQPDLGMAFYEKLQANGTTAAKGNGGILKSVASGEKLYGVIVDYLPIREQAKGAPVAFVFPKEGVSAVTEPVAILNTSKNPDAAKAFIAFLLSKEGQELASRQGFLPALPGVAPPAGFPDTSFISLMPYDPAKALKDDEANKKDFADLFGG
- a CDS encoding cation:proton antiporter, which gives rise to MSTFELLSLLLTLAALFSFASRGLLGLPATAGVFLLAFGFAFATAVVGTLVPAIDIRAWEERLVTSAHLPEALLEGVLAFLLFAGAVEQDSGPLWRRRWAVALLATLGVVISTAVMGTGMWLVFDAMGQPVPLIWCLVLGAALAPTDPVAVLAVLRKAPLPEGLRTAIAGESLFNDGMGVVLFALLLGLATGTDTDVTVLGVAWDIVKEAGGGVLLGLATGSLAFWAKSRADDPAVELSVSLALAAATYSLAQRLGLSGPIAVVVAGLLIGNTAKHHVSSERTGFIMKAFWSMVDAILNAILFMLVGLEAAVVLSWQAPVMAAAVLAPLLALVARLASVLPVVAIHLRSQRKAAATAVLTWGGVRGGIAVALVLSLPDNPQRDLLLVACYAVVAFTIIVQSLTLGRLARRLFPEG
- a CDS encoding ABC transporter permease codes for the protein MSLATLNDRRPFRAAGRFSVSGAPLLFALAGLIVLLPILRLVWEVAGPMAGGDLTALTRVLTSKMTWRATGNSVAIAAGATVVAAALGVPFALLCGLTDLRGKTALAFCLILPLMIPAQIVALSWIHLAGSGSPLLKPLGLAPAPGTPNPVYSSAGMILVMGIEHAPLVFLALRAALRAVPRDLVEAAQAAGARRGRVLRTIVLPLSLPGLAAGLALSFVAALGNFGVPALLGIPAGIPVLPTLIYRRLAGFGPSVLPEVAVLAVLIGAIACVGIAAQMALQARVDARVIGGSAPAAVLRLGRARRPLEILCWTVVALILAAPLAALASTSLIRVYGLPLGPETATLAHYATVLGLDQVGRAFTNSFVLSGVAALLLVLLAIPLAHAMAGPGKGGRLVRAVGVLIELPHAVPGVVLAIGCILVFLKPLPLLGVSLYGTLGIILAAYLARFLSLALRPAQAACAALDPAMEEAARACGAGPLRRLRTIVAPLVAPAAAAGGVLVFLTAFNELTVSILLWSQGRETLGVVVYALEEGGSPTLAAALSVVTIAVVVTVLLAVGWLGRRLPAGIIPWRG
- a CDS encoding MBL fold metallo-hydrolase; its protein translation is MSSDAAMTGAMTGRGQKVRLRALSGLGNKGPACFLAMVGGARLLLDLGEGPDAGRLPPLSGAGRVDAILVTHTHGDHAGALGLRHRVGSPPVYATPLAARLLPPTVAALPLPVRGTVEIQGVPVTTGRSGHAPGGVWIHLGTEDGGILYMGDHSDESALFPFDPPPPARRVILDASYGLDDTPQTERLAALEPFLHAGGALFPVAADGRGPEMALWALEHGVVPAIDDAHRAAIAHLLAEADTALRPGVEERLRRLLDRAKAPGDPRDVTFAAGPNATSGTAAELVERWGGVDGPEPSGPEIVFTGYLAAGTPSRMLVDAGRARYLRWNVHPTLRQLTALVDATGAERVLPAFGDIRHREGWRAAFAPAILEGLDAPED
- a CDS encoding ABC transporter ATP-binding protein, which encodes MTTQTPALLIDDASRHYAGTPAPAVDGVTIDVAAGEFLALLGPSGCGKSTLLRMVAGFERLDGGRITVGGRTLSGPATHVPPEERRIGLVFQSYALWPHMTVAGNVAYPLETARVPRAEREQRVRAALDTVGLSGFDARHPAELSGGQRQRVALARCLVMSPELVLLDEPLANLDVHLRAAMEEEFADFHTKTGATMVYVTHDQAEAMALATRIAVLDHGRLAQVAAPRTLYREPATRMVAGFVGQGAVVDGVVTGPAADGRVRVRLFGAEALVRCRTGQPEGQALVCLRPEDLEPAPDGPIAATVVRAAYKGGFVLVEAEPQAAPGVRLLLRVSGDAQVAPGEALRLAVRDGWVVPEGPSQERLTPARE